A window from Podospora bellae-mahoneyi strain CBS 112042 chromosome 1 map unlocalized CBS112042p_1, whole genome shotgun sequence encodes these proteins:
- a CDS encoding uncharacterized protein (COG:K; COG:L; BUSCO:EOG09260SR2; EggNog:ENOG503Q31B) — protein MAQFKQWALEYVLADDEPVQLQLTKKAAKEIEDSRASSTVVGNWAASVHQWMTLTHSNDNDQMEDEDERANGDIVSRAKALGFLAGTLEALDKTILRPDQVQRLIGFFGAMFSYDHKAGITASAKALQQLYSMKNFKPEMGIKVLEDVSKLKEDFRLQTAVTRLELYELFLRLVEDPAVSSELQHKYGSSCGFALDLLQLCSSERDPRNLMIWFKIIRRLLTEFSPSPEVTEEIFKAFSAYFPISLRSSATPIGITAEDLKEAVRYCFSSHQRVAPFAFPFLMQKLDQGDAVTVAVKVDILRTIKACIEEYENPQASVVPYIKKIWGSLKYEVRNGEVKESIDATIEVLRAIARKLDGSKTHKHEVTLLKNYIDLVFGDCKDDLSNPTYTKQAGLLLLTVVTASIKGYVFYSASFIDIIRQNLRQPKSPTHTRDLLLLVNSILKTRIELFKNRKVGHPDDEEQLRSEPRTHLVSLFHDVYLPIWTGKASESDSKESDVLKQVALGLGLLVSQQALDTKGEVSLLCSGAICFEICNLLTVTLVKPLTLSSNDNQSQDATLEDDVVLALRTIVMSYTDGYGHILKAARKEIQKRDWTGPSEYSLEALKILLSRLAFIGCSEIPTQVKSDTEPEHPYSPLRHYDAWLRTLVYLFPLSAQSLTANSYILSSLHASVIWFRDACEARYGTGALVQYSNSDKNWLAEFEQLPGTFFSQAEGQSILPDEVASSFGEDDPKTYLQFLRLSLFIVRGFYKGANTEAPWSEQALVQLAQTAALVVRSLDEKLQVSCNLAREAFSLFKTSEDKPCASPLSGLLTVGILQGLHPGAMTELYQPGGVAEKFICDTSYLGSSPRASDIKAAIGAIYSNKYPAGPAASEEYQTLKRGLEFWTNHIKNAVRSSDIDSDSFHSFTNVAMHTVAGAVARQEKFVLDLIPILHEAAASPSPNGEIVARSMGILVQPNSEVLNKESHANIKRFYKQWAYNFLVRPLYDLARPGSDKDPKATARYSIMILSVVKNCPFTVYQDDLESLLRLLVTALSNKKDDSVLSEEAAQAQVIAALEILVDILANEPSTLKGFLKEIISGTTKVYQESATSNKTLHKTLTTCRKLSLQVLGALPKTFEERYLLSFSRPTQRMLASACGDPVRKVREAARSARANWAKVV, from the exons CGGTTGATCGGCTTCTTCGGTGCCATGTTTTCCTACGATCACAAAGCAGGCATTACAGCGTCTGCGAAAGCCCTACAACAACTGTATTCCATGAAGAACTTCAAGCCAGAGATGGGGATCAAAGTCTTGGAAGATGTCTCCAAGCTGAAGGAAGATTTCCGGCTACAGACTGCCGTTACCAGACTTGAGCTTTATGAGTTGTTCCTCAGGTTGGTGGAAGACCCAGCAGTCAGCAGTGAACTTCAACACAAGTACGGCTCCTCATGCGGCTTTgcccttgatctcctccagctctgCTCAAGTGAGCGAGACCCAAGAAACCTTATGATCTGGTTCAAAATCATCAGACGACTCCTCACCGAattctcaccatcacccgaGGTCACCGAAGAGATTTTCAAAGCTTTCTCTGCCTACTTCCCCATTTCTTTGCGGAGCTCGGCCACCCCAATAGGAATCACAGCCGAGGACCTCAAGGAGGCGGTGCGGTACTGTTTTTCATCGCATCAACGTGTTGCCCCTTTTGCCTTTCCATTTCTCATGCAGAAGCTTGATCAAGGGGATGCAGTCACGGTGGCTGTCAAG GTTGACATTCTGAGAACCATCAAGGCGTGTATCGAAGAGTACGAAAACCCGCAGGCTAGCGTTGTCCCATACATCAAAAAGATCTGGGGGTCCCTGAAATACGAAGTACGAAACGGGGAGGTAAAGGAGAGCATCGACGCCACCATCGAAGTGCTCCGTGCTATTGCCAGAAAGCTCGATGGCTCGAAAACTCACAAGCATGAAGTCACCCTGTTGAAGAACTACATCGACCTGGTGTTTGGAGACTGCAAAGACGACCTTTCCAATCCGACCTACACGAAACAAGCAGGTCTTCTGTTATTGACGGTTGTCACCGCAAGCATCAAGGGCTATGTGTTTTACAGTGCTAGCTTCATCGATATCATCCGCCAAAATCTTCGACAACCAAAGTCTCCGACTCATACCCGAGACCTTCTGCTACTTGTGAACTCTATTCTCAAGACACGGATAGAGCTCTTCAAGAACCGAAAAGTTGGACATCccgatgatgaggagcaaTTACGTTCCGAGCCACGGACCCACCTCGTTAGCCTCTTCCACGATGTCTACCTACCAATATGGACGGGCAAGGCCAGTGAATCTGATTCCAAAGAGAGCGATGTCCTGAAACAAGTCGctcttggtcttggcttGCTTGTCAGCCAGCAAGCTTTGGATACGAAGGGCGAGGTGTCACTCCTCTGCTCCGGGGCTATCTGTTTTGAGATCTGCAACCTTCTCACTGTCACACTTGTGAAGCCTTTGACCCTGAGCTCCAATGACAATCAGAGCCAGGATGCGACGCTGGAAGATGACGTTGTGCTTGCTCTGCGCACAATCGTCATGAGTTACACAGATGGCTATGGGCATATTCTCAAGGCAGCCAGAAAGGAAATCCAGAAGCGCGACTGGACTGGTCCTTCTGAGTATTCTCTGGAGGCTCTGAAGATTCTGCTTTCTCGACTGGCGTTCATCGGGTGCTCAGAGATTCCGACCCAGGTCAAGTCTGACACGGAGCCGGAACACCCATACAGCCCGCTGCGGCACTATGACGCGTGGCTGCGGACGCTAGTATACCTCTTCCCACTGTCAGCTCAGTCCCTTACTGCCAACTCGTACATTTTGTCGTCTCTTCATGCGTCGGTCATATGGTTCCGTGACGCCTGTGAAGCAAGGTACGGGACTGGTGCACTGGTCCAGTATTCAAATAGCGACAAGAACTGGCTTGCGGAATTTGAGCAGCTTCCAGGCACATTCTTCAGTCAGGCGGAGGGTCAATCTATACTGCCAGACGAAGTTGCTTCAagctttggcgaggatgaccCCAAGACGTATCTCCAGTTCCTGCGACTCAGCTTGTTCATCGTGAGGGGATTTTACAAGGGTGCCAATACTGAAGCACCATGGTCAGAGCAAGCGCTTGTTCAGCTTGCTCAGACGGCTGCGTTGGTTGTGCGAAGCCTCGATGAAAAGTTGCAGGTGTCTTGTAATCTGGCCCGCGAGGCATTCAGCTTGTTCAAGACCTCCGAGGACAAGCCCTGCGCTAGCCCATTGAGTGGGTTACTCACAGTTGGTATCCTTCAGGGACTTCACCCGGGTGCTATGACTGAGCTG TATCAACCCGGAGGTGTAGCAGAGAAGTTTATCTGCGATACATCCTACCTTGGCTCCTCGCCACGAGCAAGCGATATTAAGGCCGCCATTGGAGCCATCTATTCCAACAAGTACCCAGCTGGACCTGCTGCATCTGAGGAATACCAGACCTTGAAGCGTGGTTTGGAATTCTGGACGAACCACATCAAGAACGCCGTCAGATCCTCAGACATCGACTCTGACAGCTTCcactccttcaccaacgtTGCTATGCACACCGTTGCCGGGGCCGTGGCCCGTCAAGAGAAATTCGTCCTTGACCTCATCCCTATCCTCCACGAGGCGGCTGCTAGCCCCAGCCCCAACGGGGAAATCGTCGCTCGTTCCATGGGCATCCTAGTCCAACCCAACAGCGAAGTTTTGAACAAGGAGAGCCACGCGAACATCAAGCGGTTCTACAAGCAATGGGCTTACAACTTCCTCGTCCGCCCATTATATGACCTTGCCCGCCCAGGCAGCGACAAGGACCCCAAGGCCACAGCCCGTTACTCTATCATGATTCTCTCAGTGGTCAAGAACTGTCCTTTTACCGTCTACCAGGACGATCTCGAGTCTCTGCTGCGTCTCCTTGTCACCGCACTGAGCAACAAGAAGGACGACAGTGTCCTCTCCGAGGAGGCCGCGCAGGCGCAGGTGATTGCCGCTTTGGAAATCCTGGTTGATATCCTGGCCAACGAGCCAAGCACTCTCAAGGGTTTCTTGAAGGAGATCATCAGTGGGACGACCAAGGTGTACCAGGAATCAGCCACCTCGAACAAGACGCTCCACAAGACTCTAACGACCTGCCGGAAGTTGTCACTGCAGGTGCTCGGTGCACTACCGAAGACGTTTGAGGAGCGCTatctcctttctttctcgcGCCCAACACAGCGCATGCTGGCTTCGGCGTGTGGCGACCCTGTGAGAAAGGTGCGTGAGGCTGCGCGGTCAGCCAGGGCTAACTGGGCGAAGGTTGTTTAG
- a CDS encoding uncharacterized protein (COG:S; BUSCO:EOG0926431P; EggNog:ENOG503NUT3), whose product MAQVPVQTIHRDPQLFYWILFPITIVMILTGILRHYATVLMSSAPKPLDLRSTREQRSLLHGISLRTNFHVLSPRSFHSRRDAVITAYESGAYLKDPERKGQPPANPMTDPSSMDGMMGMMKNQMAMIIPNTLIMSWINAFFSGYVIMKLPFPLTIKFKSMLQAGVGTKDMDPRWMSSISWYFLCMFGLQSVFNFLLGNDNAASQMAQQMGQMGPQAPQMFGPGVDPNKQFLAEAENLAVIEHHSVLDGVEQRLLEGIRV is encoded by the exons ATGGCGCAAGTACCAGTCCAGACGATCCATAGGGATCCCCAGTTATT CTACTGgatcctcttccccatcaccatAGTCATGATCCTCACTGGCATCCTCCGTCACTACGCCACAGTCCTCATGTCCTCCGCCCCCAAACCCCTCGACCTCCGCTCCACCCGCGAGCAGcgttccctcctccacggcaTCTCCCTCCGCACCAACTTCCACGTCCTCTCTCCCCGCTCCTTCCACTCCCGCCGCGACGCCGTCATCACCGCCTACGAATCAGGCGCATACCTCAAAGACCCAGAGAGAAAGGGTCAGCCCCCGGCAAACCCAATGACAGACCCGAGCTCGATGGACGGGATGATGGGCATGATGAAGAACCAGATGGCTATGATCATCCCCAACACGCTGATCATGAGCTGGATCAATGCTTTTTTCAGCGGTTATGTTATTA TGAAATTACCCTTCCCCCTGACCATCAAGTTCAAGAGTATGCTTCAGGCTGGTGTGGGAACCAAGGACATGGACCCGAGGTGGATGTCAAGTATCAGTTGGTACTTTTTGTGCATGTTTGGTTTGCAGTCTGTGTTCAACTTTTTGCTTGGCAATGACAATG CTGCCAGCCAAATGGCTCAGCAGATGGGCCAGATGGGCCCTCAGGCGCCACAAATGTTTGGCCCTGGTGTTGACCCCAATAAGCAGTTCCTGGCCGAGGCGGAGAACCTGGCTGTGATTGAACACCATTCGGTTCTGGACGGTGTCGAACAGCGGCTTCTTGAGGGAATTAGGGTATAA
- the SPC2 gene encoding signal peptidase complex subunit spc2 (BUSCO:EOG09265B95; EggNog:ENOG503P41E; COG:S): MATQEKITVYNLADLKNTTDDAIPNYLTSLSFTPSHLLTDVRLALGFSAFALSAACFAWDYNFGFESTKTYTAFAVALYTILNGLLTFWIFYVEKGTIYQGTSPKGDKIRISTETKKNVPVYHMTIEVKDGKTGERKTLKISRSFTEWFDAAGRFVAAPLQTVLAQGVDVIGRVDTKRANAAKVEGGEAGPSAVYTPEMLAMLSGEGVSVVGSAVETATGTEAAEAKKGGKRRKN, from the exons atggccacccAAGAAAAGATCACGGTCTACAACTTAGCAG ACCTCAAAaacaccaccgacgacgCCATACCCAActacctcacctccctctccttcaccccctcccacctcctcaccgacGTCCGCCTCGCCCTTGGCTTCTCCGCGTtcgccctctccgccgcctgcTTCGCCTGGGACTACAACTTCGGCTTCGAGTCCACAAAAACTTACACCGCCTTCGCCGTCGCCCTCtacaccatcctcaacgGACTCCTCACCTTCTGGATCTTCTATGTCGAAAAGGGCACAATCTACCAGGGCACCTCCCCAAAAGGTGACAAGATCCGGATCTCGACCGAGACAAAAAAGAATGTACCAGTCTATCACATGACAATTGAGGTCAAGGATGGGAAGACAGGGGAGAGGAAGACATTGAAGATTAGCAGGAGTTTTACCGAGTGGTTTGATGCCGCGGGGAGGTTTGTTGCGGCACCGTTGCAGACTGTGTTGGCGCAGGGGGTGGATGTTATTGGGAGGGTTGATACCAAGAGGGCGAATGCCGCAAaggttgagggtggggaggcagggCCGTCGGCGGTATATACTCCTGAGATGTTGGCTATGTTaagtggtgagggggttaGTGTTGTTGGGTCTGCGGTCGAGACGGCGACGGGGACGGAGGCGGCTGAGGcgaagaaggggggaaagaggaggaagaactAG